One genomic region from Quercus robur chromosome 4, dhQueRobu3.1, whole genome shotgun sequence encodes:
- the LOC126724332 gene encoding uncharacterized protein LOC126724332 has product MSGPQPPESKTATTYESISGGENKTKIEIRSGEDQGMIQIDKFQDKFQDAAGKGGPVFGAGKDENKQDLGVTGTPANENLTYNLY; this is encoded by the coding sequence ATGTCAGGGCCACAGCCACCGGAGTCAAAGACTGCAACAACATACGAGTCAATATCTGGGGGAGAGAACAAAACCAAGATTGAGATACGTTCAGGAGAGGATCAGGGTATGATTCAAATAGATAAGTTTCAGGACAAGTTCCAAGATGCTGCTGGAAAAGGTGGCCCTGTATTTGGTGCTGGTAAAGATGAAAACAAGCAGGACCTTGGTGTTACTGGGACACCTGCGAATGAGAACCTCACCTATAATTTATATTAA